A DNA window from Cetobacterium sp. NK01 contains the following coding sequences:
- a CDS encoding ATPase, giving the protein MIREYKKLKDKLSYYVPWVLLVDEGVVLNKNGTLEKTFRYRGKDLDNATEEELEYIVAKINNVIKRFDSGWSIFVEARRKRSDSYVKNNSHILGLQIIDEERYGHFQSGNHFESEYYLTFVYLTPLDNRKKLGDFFVKRKVSRKNNLDEVVEKFKKECGEIYELLKEIFLEIYPLNDEETYTYLHSCVSQYEMAKVKIPTVPNYMGNYLCDTPMIGGLKPQLGEKHMRTISILDFPQYTEAGFFDRLNHLNIEYRWVTRFLTLGKQESLSILKGVWNTTFQGRLSFLQRVLNEFTNGEKHLNENRDALEKAEGIDDQMNLVRGDYLSQGYYTCTIIVLDSDFHEVERKAELICKTINDMGFVAVIEGVNGVEAYLGSNPGDIYHNIRRPILNSITLSHLIPLNSVWAGDRENRHLKVDSLIYTETEGATPFRFNLHVGDVGHTCIVGPTGAGKSVLLGAIASHFFRYDNSNVYFFDKDGSSRVLTYSMGGHFYDLGEEDLSFQPLGDVDSEIELMWANDWIIEIFIQEGIELTPLQKDKIWEALKLLGTTPKEFRTLTAFSNYLSDTTLKEALSNYMITGALGRYFDSDKESIHYDRWQVFEMGKIFNNKQALIPLLNYLFHKIERRLDGSPSLIILDECWMFFDNEMFSNKIREWLKVLRKKNTSVVFATQELGDILNSKLFTTILDACKTKIFLPNLNAQGENYIPIYEKFGLNRREVEIIAVSTPKKEYYLKSEVGARKFSLALREKSLKLLASSSQENQNLALEIYKRCGNRDEFTKEFLNLKDGEV; this is encoded by the coding sequence ATGATAAGAGAGTATAAAAAATTAAAGGATAAGTTAAGCTATTATGTCCCTTGGGTACTGCTTGTAGATGAGGGAGTGGTTTTAAATAAAAATGGAACTTTAGAAAAAACTTTTAGATATAGAGGAAAAGATTTAGATAACGCCACAGAGGAGGAGCTAGAGTATATTGTGGCAAAAATAAATAACGTAATAAAAAGATTTGATAGTGGCTGGAGCATATTTGTAGAGGCTAGAAGAAAACGCAGTGATAGCTATGTAAAAAATAACTCTCATATTTTAGGATTACAAATTATTGATGAGGAAAGATATGGCCATTTTCAAAGTGGAAATCATTTTGAAAGTGAGTACTATTTAACTTTTGTGTATTTAACACCACTAGATAATAGGAAAAAATTAGGTGACTTTTTTGTGAAGAGAAAGGTTTCTAGAAAGAATAACTTAGATGAAGTGGTGGAAAAGTTTAAAAAAGAGTGTGGGGAGATATATGAGCTGTTAAAGGAGATTTTTTTAGAAATATATCCACTAAATGACGAGGAAACATACACCTATCTACACTCTTGTGTATCTCAGTATGAGATGGCAAAGGTTAAAATTCCAACTGTTCCAAACTATATGGGAAACTATCTATGTGACACTCCTATGATTGGTGGCTTAAAGCCTCAACTTGGAGAAAAACATATGAGAACTATCTCTATTCTTGATTTTCCACAATATACAGAGGCTGGATTTTTCGATAGATTGAACCATCTGAATATAGAGTATAGGTGGGTAACAAGGTTTTTAACTCTTGGAAAGCAGGAGTCACTATCAATATTAAAAGGTGTCTGGAACACTACTTTCCAAGGGAGATTATCTTTTCTTCAAAGAGTTTTAAATGAGTTTACAAATGGAGAAAAACATCTAAATGAAAACCGAGATGCCCTTGAAAAAGCTGAGGGTATAGATGATCAAATGAACTTAGTAAGAGGGGATTATTTATCTCAAGGATACTATACTTGTACAATTATTGTTTTGGATTCTGATTTTCATGAGGTTGAGAGAAAGGCAGAGCTTATTTGTAAAACTATAAATGATATGGGATTTGTGGCAGTAATCGAGGGTGTCAATGGAGTTGAAGCTTATCTTGGAAGTAATCCTGGGGATATATACCATAATATTAGACGACCAATTCTAAACTCTATAACTTTATCCCACCTTATACCTCTAAACTCAGTTTGGGCAGGGGATAGGGAAAATAGACATCTGAAAGTTGATTCACTTATCTATACAGAAACTGAAGGAGCAACACCATTTCGATTTAATCTTCATGTGGGAGATGTGGGGCACACATGTATTGTAGGACCAACTGGAGCTGGAAAATCGGTGCTTTTAGGTGCTATAGCTTCTCACTTTTTTAGATATGATAACTCAAATGTATATTTCTTTGATAAAGATGGTTCAAGTAGAGTTCTTACATACTCTATGGGTGGGCACTTTTATGATTTGGGGGAGGAGGATTTAAGCTTTCAACCTCTTGGTGATGTGGACTCTGAAATAGAGTTAATGTGGGCTAACGATTGGATAATTGAGATATTTATCCAAGAGGGAATAGAGCTGACACCACTACAAAAGGATAAAATATGGGAAGCTTTAAAACTTCTAGGCACAACTCCAAAAGAGTTTCGAACTTTAACAGCATTTTCTAACTATCTAAGTGACACAACATTAAAAGAGGCTCTTAGCAACTATATGATAACTGGAGCTCTTGGAAGATACTTTGACTCAGATAAAGAGAGTATACACTATGATAGGTGGCAGGTATTTGAAATGGGAAAGATTTTTAACAATAAGCAGGCTCTAATTCCACTTTTAAACTACCTTTTTCATAAGATAGAGAGAAGATTAGATGGTAGCCCAAGTTTAATTATACTAGATGAGTGCTGGATGTTCTTTGACAATGAGATGTTTTCAAATAAGATTCGTGAGTGGTTAAAGGTCCTTAGAAAGAAAAATACATCTGTTGTTTTTGCTACACAGGAGTTAGGAGATATTTTAAACTCTAAGCTCTTTACAACAATTTTAGATGCATGTAAAACAAAGATATTTTTACCTAATCTGAATGCTCAAGGGGAAAATTATATACCTATCTATGAAAAGTTTGGTTTAAATAGACGTGAGGTAGAGATTATAGCAGTTTCAACTCCAAAGAAAGAGTACTATTTAAAAAGTGAAGTTGGAGCTAGAAAGTTTTCTTTAGCACTACGCGAAAAAAGTTTGAAACTTCTTGCTTCTTCAAGTCAAGAGAATCAAAATCTAGCTTTAGAGATATATAAAAGATGTGGTAATAGAGATGAGTTTACAAAGGAGTTTTTAAATTTAAAGGATGGTGAGGTATGA
- a CDS encoding type IV secretion system protein: MGIFITFMKKILLYGFFIWVITKYGYIIKTVLDGFIQLGNLASIGVASKSLETSPGVVFSLVMSKITPIFLTVSAGALAMDLALIESLPITLFLLGSSLGIVAGLIALEIVIIFIKFYLTTALAFVLMPFGVFSKTREVATKGLHSLLSQGVEIMVAVIIINFFNRYIENFLMLDSIDDKNPIGLINNLVIVIFFFLLITRIPIIVSTLLTGSISNLSLTDSGIRNASGNLNRGNIGKAGSEIKNMGEKVYSAYKKATGG; this comes from the coding sequence ATGGGAATATTTATAACTTTTATGAAAAAAATTCTTCTCTATGGGTTTTTCATATGGGTTATAACAAAGTACGGATATATTATAAAAACTGTTTTAGATGGCTTTATACAACTTGGGAATTTGGCTTCTATTGGGGTGGCTTCAAAATCCCTTGAAACCTCTCCAGGAGTTGTATTTTCACTGGTTATGTCAAAGATAACACCAATATTTCTAACTGTTTCAGCTGGAGCTTTAGCTATGGACTTGGCTTTAATCGAAAGTTTGCCAATAACTCTTTTTCTACTTGGAAGTAGCCTTGGAATTGTGGCAGGACTTATAGCTCTAGAGATAGTTATTATTTTTATAAAGTTTTATCTTACAACAGCACTGGCTTTTGTACTTATGCCCTTTGGAGTTTTCTCTAAGACTAGAGAGGTGGCCACAAAGGGACTTCACTCTCTTCTTTCCCAAGGAGTTGAGATTATGGTAGCTGTTATAATTATAAACTTTTTTAATAGGTATATTGAGAATTTTTTAATGTTAGATTCTATAGATGATAAAAATCCCATTGGACTTATAAATAATTTGGTGATAGTTATATTTTTCTTTTTACTAATAACAAGAATTCCAATTATAGTGTCAACACTTTTAACTGGATCAATAAGCAATTTATCTCTTACTGATTCTGGAATAAGAAATGCTTCTGGTAACTTAAATCGTGGGAATATTGGAAAAGCTGGTTCTGAGATAAAAAATATGGGTGAAAAGGTTTATTCTGCATATAAGAAAGCTACTGGTGGTTAG
- the lepB gene encoding signal peptidase I, whose translation MRRKIGIIATSLLLYLFVKELSNRYFVLNLSPSMEKGIYLLKEIDELKKGDVVVLNIPLNIEETLYSRGYLPKNIKTLLKEVVAVEGDSIKVDHNKIYINGEFKGDIAEVDPKGRELVSFVKDGVLKSGEVFLLGRGKNSFDSRYFGAVEKNEILKKTILIKEF comes from the coding sequence ATGAGAAGAAAAATAGGTATTATAGCAACCTCTTTATTACTTTATCTCTTTGTAAAAGAGCTAAGCAATAGATATTTTGTTTTAAATCTATCTCCTAGTATGGAAAAAGGTATCTATCTATTAAAGGAGATTGATGAGTTAAAAAAAGGGGACGTTGTAGTTTTAAATATCCCCTTAAATATTGAAGAAACCCTTTATTCTAGAGGGTATCTGCCTAAAAATATAAAGACACTTTTAAAAGAGGTGGTAGCAGTAGAAGGGGATTCTATTAAGGTAGATCACAATAAAATCTATATAAATGGTGAGTTTAAAGGAGATATTGCTGAGGTGGATCCAAAAGGCAGAGAGTTAGTTAGTTTTGTAAAAGATGGAGTTTTAAAAAGTGGTGAGGTTTTTCTTCTAGGAAGAGGGAAAAATAGCTTTGATAGCAGATATTTTGGAGCTGTGGAAAAAAACGAAATATTAAAAAAAACTATTTTAATAAAGGAGTTTTAA
- a CDS encoding JAB domain-containing protein — translation MSILREFGSENELELKENLKYNLKESENLASIIDYMGKVRNSEKIMLKSFNDVANICEYFRDPDINIKYGDMALLSLNANNEVESFKKLESNVLESNYEEIENNVLRAALSERFAKGGILLVNSDNFEYSGYFRDTLDDMGYNLVDSVGIDKEDKVASFINDGYERILEYKEVHKTVLESLEKAKDRNYSEKEKNLVNIFKAHGYKVKNYEDIVKEIKNEKNSELKILKDTIDDFLAKKVERMRYSGDLKELAHYVRAELGEKDYEVFKVLCLDKQNNIIKNSNLFYGTIDRSAVYPREILKLALDSEAHSVMFIHNHPSGNLTPSKKDISLTQEMGDMLERVGCRLVDSVVISREGYTSMREDNLATFSKLTEKPNPISIELEKEPLIETPKVERNEVKEKELAFKRDTELSPVEEKFIKRFLERCEKGVNPVKNEVLGQLFNPVTGNEYKGLDALVLLEKSSEKGYMDSRWLTLNEADRLGYSIKKGEKATTLEKTILRDKDGEVLTKNRYENLSVEEKVAFFKESVQKDKIRIHLFNGEQIENFPKLEKTIERDVDKLLKNIPCKIEERAGDLSYYDRAHDTIVISQNLKGKDREVELLKQFINSTSHPNRLDREYNILSKNHYKEEFISSVALTLLKNHLGLENSEKGSYVFKRVGKEFMDKPQELYEILKMGEKVALGVLNSGRLERDDFKDLKVKLNFSEVDFKVKDGTTLEGVEGYRLLSKILLKDKEIERNFEERRNVDFEIECKSFKSGRVRVELGALEFGGQEEVAKGLEYKFKSIVKEIETNADRYISPFINNKNIESEKSEVLRLNRSFNRRAMNFCEKVMTDEKERSLDLDKSIKMEKLNPWKKFQEERRERGQSLGRER, via the coding sequence ATGAGTATATTAAGAGAGTTTGGAAGCGAGAATGAGTTAGAGTTAAAGGAAAATCTTAAATATAACTTAAAAGAGAGTGAAAATTTGGCGTCTATAATTGATTATATGGGAAAAGTTAGAAATTCAGAGAAAATTATGCTAAAAAGCTTCAATGATGTAGCTAATATTTGTGAGTACTTTAGAGACCCAGATATTAATATAAAATATGGAGATATGGCACTGCTGTCTTTAAATGCTAATAATGAAGTGGAAAGTTTTAAAAAATTAGAAAGTAATGTTTTAGAAAGTAATTATGAAGAGATAGAAAACAACGTTTTAAGAGCAGCTTTAAGTGAGAGATTTGCTAAAGGTGGAATACTTTTAGTAAATAGTGATAACTTTGAGTATTCAGGTTACTTTAGAGATACTTTAGATGATATGGGATATAATCTTGTTGACAGTGTGGGCATAGATAAAGAGGATAAAGTGGCTTCTTTCATCAATGATGGATATGAGAGAATCTTAGAATATAAGGAAGTTCATAAAACAGTGTTGGAGAGTTTAGAAAAAGCAAAAGATAGAAATTATAGTGAAAAAGAGAAAAATCTAGTTAATATATTTAAAGCTCATGGGTATAAGGTTAAAAATTATGAGGATATTGTAAAAGAGATAAAAAATGAAAAAAACTCAGAACTGAAGATTTTAAAGGATACAATTGATGATTTTTTAGCAAAAAAGGTTGAAAGAATGAGATATAGTGGCGACTTAAAAGAGCTTGCACACTATGTAAGAGCAGAGCTTGGAGAGAAAGATTATGAAGTTTTTAAAGTTCTTTGTTTAGACAAACAAAATAATATTATTAAAAATAGTAATCTTTTTTATGGAACTATAGACCGTAGTGCAGTTTATCCTAGAGAGATACTAAAACTAGCACTGGATAGTGAAGCTCACTCTGTAATGTTTATCCATAACCATCCTTCAGGAAATCTAACTCCTTCTAAAAAAGATATTAGTTTAACTCAAGAGATGGGGGATATGCTAGAAAGAGTTGGATGTAGATTAGTTGATAGTGTAGTTATTTCAAGAGAGGGATATACCTCAATGAGAGAGGACAATCTAGCTACCTTTAGTAAACTCACAGAAAAACCAAATCCTATATCAATTGAACTTGAAAAAGAGCCTCTAATAGAAACACCTAAAGTTGAAAGAAATGAGGTAAAGGAGAAGGAGTTAGCATTTAAAAGGGATACTGAACTTTCTCCTGTGGAGGAAAAATTTATTAAAAGGTTTTTAGAAAGGTGTGAAAAAGGAGTAAATCCAGTAAAAAACGAGGTACTGGGACAACTATTTAATCCTGTAACAGGAAATGAATATAAGGGGTTAGATGCACTAGTTCTTTTAGAAAAAAGTAGCGAAAAAGGATATATGGATTCAAGGTGGCTAACACTAAATGAAGCTGATAGACTGGGCTACAGTATTAAAAAAGGTGAGAAAGCTACAACTTTGGAAAAAACTATTTTAAGGGATAAGGATGGAGAGGTTCTTACTAAAAACCGATATGAAAACCTATCTGTGGAGGAGAAGGTGGCGTTTTTTAAAGAGAGTGTTCAAAAGGATAAAATTCGAATCCATCTATTTAATGGTGAACAGATAGAAAACTTTCCAAAGTTAGAGAAAACAATTGAAAGGGATGTGGATAAACTACTAAAAAATATTCCTTGTAAAATTGAGGAAAGAGCTGGAGATTTAAGCTATTACGATAGAGCACATGACACAATTGTAATATCTCAAAATTTAAAGGGAAAAGATAGAGAGGTTGAACTTTTAAAACAATTTATAAATAGCACTTCACATCCAAATAGACTGGATAGAGAGTATAATATTTTATCTAAAAACCACTACAAAGAGGAGTTTATAAGTAGTGTTGCTCTGACTCTTTTAAAAAATCATTTGGGACTTGAAAACAGTGAGAAAGGTAGCTATGTATTTAAAAGAGTTGGAAAAGAGTTTATGGATAAACCGCAGGAACTATATGAGATTTTAAAAATGGGTGAAAAGGTGGCCCTAGGAGTTTTAAATAGTGGTAGGTTGGAAAGAGATGATTTCAAAGATTTAAAGGTGAAATTGAACTTTTCTGAAGTGGATTTTAAAGTTAAAGATGGGACTACTTTAGAGGGAGTTGAGGGGTATAGACTGCTTTCAAAGATACTTTTAAAGGATAAAGAGATAGAAAGAAACTTTGAAGAGAGAAGAAATGTGGATTTTGAAATAGAGTGTAAAAGCTTTAAAAGTGGAAGAGTTCGCGTGGAGTTGGGAGCTTTAGAGTTTGGAGGGCAGGAAGAGGTGGCTAAAGGTCTAGAGTATAAGTTTAAAAGTATAGTTAAAGAGATAGAAACCAATGCAGATAGATATATTTCACCTTTTATTAATAATAAAAATATAGAGAGTGAAAAAAGTGAGGTGTTAAGGTTAAATAGAAGCTTTAATAGGCGAGCTATGAACTTTTGTGAAAAAGTTATGACAGATGAAAAAGAGAGAAGTTTAGATTTAGATAAAAGTATAAAGATGGAAAAGTTAAATCCTTGGAAAAAGTTTCAAGAGGAGAGAAGAGAGCGTGGACAAAGTTTAGGTAGGGAGAGATGA
- a CDS encoding type IA DNA topoisomerase, which yields MDLIIAEKKGVAEAIAEALGGFEKSTGYFESESSILTWASGHLLELKEPQEIDEKFKTWKLLDLPIKIDETWERRPKFYNVGNGLSKEEKERLENSQKVIDRQLGLIERFLKNKEIKKVIHAGDPDSEGQLLIDELIEYFSCKKPVMRVLINDNNTNKVREAFKKMEPNEKYQPLGKAAYARSLADMYLGVNGSRFFTLKANMNEGRVVVGRVKSPVLGLIVNRYLEIKNHVKSSYYILEKSVEVVKKSNAQEKEEYIRAIERYEKEFLDESRKKVALENLADEFARLNERVRLKLNLVPPKEILSDGKVVDKVLLEELDKEINGVQRLIVSKEIVKKEPPLPFNLIELQQHCNKKWSYESDRVMRVTQDLRDKYKAITYNRSDCQYLSLEHFKEAPEVMERVFKNLGIKVENMDYTKVSKCFNDDLVTAHHGIIPTNTTIDLKRLTEEERNIYEIVCKYYIVQFLGAMIMEKTLGEVRVVDSLILKGTSSKTLDYGYREFLDERDFEEEKEESSSLSSLYSGEYECEIIGGKILEKETAPKKQYTEATLLKDMTSISKYVKDIRLKEALKDKDKGKKGESGGIGTPATRSTVIKDLFRDKYVELKGKEIVPTELGLKVYEYIADEVKTANVTAEWWLIQREIEEGASVSKLVRKVEKDFLDIMSKDYEKLEYGERVKETIGACPKCQGDITESKKAYNCSCGFIFWKNEAISLKRFQELIKGKTISVKGLKSKAGKSYSAKIKLKANYEGFEIVEFLKS from the coding sequence ATGGATTTAATAATAGCTGAAAAAAAAGGGGTAGCTGAAGCTATAGCAGAGGCTTTAGGTGGCTTTGAAAAAAGTACTGGATACTTTGAAAGTGAAAGTTCTATTTTAACTTGGGCAAGTGGACATCTTCTTGAACTTAAAGAACCTCAAGAGATAGATGAAAAGTTTAAAACTTGGAAACTACTAGATCTACCCATAAAAATTGATGAAACTTGGGAGCGTAGACCAAAGTTTTATAACGTAGGAAATGGGTTATCAAAGGAGGAGAAAGAGAGATTAGAAAATAGTCAAAAAGTTATAGATAGACAACTGGGGTTAATAGAGAGATTTTTAAAAAATAAAGAGATAAAAAAAGTGATTCATGCAGGAGATCCTGATTCTGAGGGGCAACTGCTAATTGATGAACTAATAGAGTATTTCAGCTGTAAAAAGCCAGTTATGAGGGTACTAATAAATGATAATAACACTAATAAAGTGAGAGAGGCTTTTAAAAAGATGGAACCTAATGAAAAATACCAGCCTCTTGGAAAAGCTGCTTATGCTAGGAGTTTAGCTGATATGTATCTTGGGGTTAATGGTAGCAGATTTTTTACATTAAAAGCCAATATGAATGAGGGAAGAGTTGTTGTGGGGAGAGTAAAATCCCCCGTTCTTGGACTAATTGTAAATAGGTATCTAGAGATTAAAAATCACGTAAAATCTAGCTATTACATCTTAGAAAAAAGTGTAGAGGTTGTAAAAAAATCAAATGCTCAAGAAAAAGAGGAGTATATAAGGGCTATTGAGAGATATGAAAAAGAGTTTTTAGATGAAAGTCGAAAAAAGGTAGCTTTGGAAAATTTAGCTGATGAGTTTGCTAGATTAAATGAAAGAGTAAGGTTAAAGTTAAATCTTGTACCACCTAAGGAGATTTTGTCAGATGGAAAAGTTGTAGATAAAGTTCTACTAGAGGAGTTAGATAAAGAGATAAATGGAGTTCAAAGATTAATAGTATCTAAAGAGATAGTTAAAAAAGAACCTCCTCTACCATTTAATCTAATAGAGTTGCAACAGCATTGTAATAAAAAGTGGAGCTATGAAAGTGATAGAGTTATGAGAGTAACTCAAGATTTAAGAGATAAATACAAAGCTATAACTTATAATCGTTCTGATTGCCAGTACCTATCTTTAGAACATTTTAAAGAGGCACCAGAAGTTATGGAAAGAGTTTTTAAAAATCTGGGTATTAAAGTGGAAAATATGGATTATACAAAAGTTTCAAAGTGTTTTAATGATGATTTAGTAACTGCACACCATGGAATAATACCTACAAATACAACTATAGATTTAAAAAGACTAACTGAAGAGGAAAGAAATATCTATGAGATTGTCTGTAAGTACTATATAGTTCAGTTTTTAGGAGCTATGATTATGGAAAAAACTTTGGGAGAGGTAAGAGTTGTAGATAGTTTAATACTTAAAGGGACATCTAGCAAAACACTGGACTATGGATATAGGGAGTTTTTAGATGAGAGAGACTTTGAAGAGGAAAAAGAGGAGAGTAGCTCTTTAAGCTCATTGTATAGCGGAGAATATGAGTGCGAAATTATAGGTGGCAAAATACTGGAAAAGGAAACAGCGCCTAAAAAACAGTATACTGAGGCTACTCTATTAAAGGATATGACATCTATATCTAAATATGTAAAAGATATTAGATTAAAAGAAGCTCTAAAGGATAAGGATAAAGGGAAAAAAGGGGAGAGTGGTGGCATAGGAACTCCTGCTACTCGTTCCACTGTTATAAAAGATCTTTTTAGAGATAAGTATGTGGAGTTAAAGGGAAAGGAGATAGTTCCTACAGAGCTTGGATTAAAGGTTTATGAATATATAGCTGATGAGGTTAAAACTGCCAATGTGACAGCTGAGTGGTGGCTAATACAAAGGGAGATAGAGGAGGGCGCAAGTGTATCTAAACTAGTTCGAAAGGTTGAAAAGGATTTTTTAGATATTATGTCAAAGGATTACGAAAAGTTAGAGTACGGAGAAAGAGTTAAAGAGACTATTGGAGCTTGTCCTAAGTGTCAGGGAGATATAACAGAGTCTAAAAAAGCTTATAACTGCTCTTGTGGATTTATATTTTGGAAAAATGAGGCTATATCTTTAAAGAGGTTTCAAGAGCTTATAAAGGGAAAGACTATTAGTGTAAAAGGGTTAAAGAGTAAGGCTGGGAAAAGTTATAGCGCAAAGATAAAACTGAAAGCTAATTACGAGGGATTTGAGATAGTGGAGTTTTTGAAGAGTTAG
- a CDS encoding sigma-70 family RNA polymerase sigma factor: MNKYDILKFAREGDEEAIEKIIKQYNALVCKTSRNFFIKGGDSNDLIQEGFIGLFNAIKNYDESKNACFITFAHICIKRQIITAIKNSNADKFKVLNEASSQKNYSEHQEKISYSKPSLSLQSPEDILLGKELVNLLQEYLNNSLSDFEKKVLYYLVQQQTYLEIAQMLNDTPKRIDNTIQRIKKKIKTYLNTYIK; encoded by the coding sequence ATGAATAAATATGACATTTTAAAATTTGCTCGAGAAGGTGATGAAGAGGCTATAGAAAAAATTATAAAACAATATAATGCTCTTGTTTGTAAAACAAGTCGAAATTTTTTTATAAAAGGTGGCGATTCTAATGATCTAATACAAGAGGGATTTATTGGACTTTTTAATGCTATTAAAAATTATGATGAATCTAAAAATGCTTGTTTTATAACCTTCGCACATATTTGCATAAAAAGACAAATAATTACTGCCATTAAAAATTCTAATGCTGATAAATTTAAAGTCCTTAATGAAGCCTCAAGTCAAAAAAATTATTCAGAACACCAAGAGAAAATATCTTATTCAAAACCATCCTTATCTCTACAATCTCCAGAAGATATATTGCTAGGTAAAGAGTTAGTTAACCTTTTACAAGAATACTTGAACAATAGCTTAAGTGATTTTGAAAAAAAAGTACTCTACTATCTAGTTCAACAACAAACCTATCTAGAAATTGCTCAAATGTTAAATGATACACCTAAACGAATTGATAATACAATTCAGCGAATTAAAAAAAAGATAAAAACATATTTAAATACTTATATTAAATAA
- a CDS encoding rubredoxin: protein MKKLFLMFLIVFPFVFASGTSDEETQKYQCGVCGYTYNPAKGDPKANIPPGTSFKNLPDNWKCPRCGESKSGFKKK, encoded by the coding sequence ATGAAAAAATTATTCTTAATGTTTTTAATTGTATTCCCATTTGTTTTTGCTTCTGGCACTTCTGATGAAGAGACTCAAAAATATCAATGTGGTGTGTGTGGTTACACTTACAACCCTGCAAAAGGAGATCCTAAGGCTAATATTCCTCCTGGAACTTCTTTTAAAAACCTTCCAGATAATTGGAAATGTCCAAGATGTGGTGAATCTAAAAGTGGTTTTAAAAAGAAATAA
- a CDS encoding alpha/beta hydrolase, which translates to MLFLTNRYPIEDFKNPKLKNFTFNLDDVDPSQIIFFCKKNSAMKYSLLEWSDFFRELKNSSYKSLLFFIHGYSNTPEEIFEQTIKLQNLCDLKKDKEVLVVPFIWPCDNDPGKIKDYYDDQVAADRSATSLVNALNDFLKWGKTDENQDIPCLKRINILAHSMGNRVLRQALFEWQKYYQRQGVPLVSRNTFLVAADIENESLEIGKQGQHISDFSRNVVVYFSADDLALRGSKVANLANGLASRRLGHTGPENIEKCKKNVFSIDCDNINNYDYDTTKKINKKDLMGHNYLVEEAFFNHMFSCIITGRVEVDNLVDRTFILK; encoded by the coding sequence ATGTTATTTTTAACAAATCGTTATCCAATCGAAGATTTTAAAAATCCAAAATTAAAAAATTTTACTTTTAACTTAGATGATGTTGATCCAAGTCAAATCATCTTCTTTTGTAAGAAAAATAGTGCCATGAAATACTCTCTTCTTGAATGGAGTGATTTTTTTAGGGAACTTAAAAATTCTTCATATAAAAGTTTATTATTTTTTATTCATGGTTACAGTAACACTCCTGAAGAAATTTTCGAACAAACCATTAAATTACAAAATTTATGTGATTTGAAAAAAGATAAAGAGGTTCTTGTAGTCCCTTTTATTTGGCCTTGTGATAATGATCCAGGAAAAATTAAAGATTATTATGATGATCAAGTTGCTGCTGATAGATCTGCTACATCACTAGTAAATGCCTTAAATGATTTTTTAAAATGGGGGAAAACAGATGAAAATCAAGATATTCCTTGTTTAAAAAGAATAAATATTTTAGCTCATTCCATGGGAAATAGAGTTCTTAGACAAGCTTTATTTGAATGGCAAAAATATTATCAACGTCAAGGGGTTCCTTTAGTTTCAAGAAATACTTTTCTTGTTGCTGCTGATATAGAAAATGAATCTTTAGAAATCGGTAAACAAGGACAACATATATCAGATTTCTCTAGAAACGTAGTAGTTTACTTTTCTGCTGATGATTTAGCACTAAGGGGAAGTAAGGTTGCAAATTTAGCAAATGGTCTTGCTTCTAGAAGATTAGGGCATACTGGTCCAGAGAATATTGAGAAATGTAAAAAAAATGTTTTTTCTATTGATTGTGATAATATCAATAATTATGACTATGATACTACTAAAAAAATCAATAAAAAAGATCTCATGGGTCACAATTATTTAGTTGAAGAAGCTTTTTTTAATCATATGTTTAGTTGTATAATTACCGGTAGGGTTGAAGTTGATAACCTTGTTGATAGAACCTTTATTCTAAAATAA